A section of the Agromyces aurantiacus genome encodes:
- a CDS encoding cytochrome c biogenesis CcdA family protein, with protein sequence MDPTQIVFSGQLLAAVPIAIAAGLVSFLSPCVLPLVPGYLGYLGGFADASAEAAEQRRARRRLLLGVLLFIAGFTLVFLVFTTTFGALGAWLARYSDVIVRVAGVLLIALGLVFVGQFTFLQRTFKPSWRPATGLAGAPLLGVVFGLGWTPCIGPTLAVVLTLSADAGSAGRGALLGLAYCIGLGIPFLLVAFGFGWAANALAFVRRHIRAVNLIGGGLLIAIGLLMVSGLWTIWMYELQAVISGFIPAI encoded by the coding sequence ATGGACCCCACCCAGATCGTCTTCAGCGGGCAGCTGCTCGCCGCGGTGCCGATCGCGATCGCCGCCGGACTCGTGTCGTTCCTCTCGCCGTGCGTGCTGCCCCTCGTGCCCGGCTACCTCGGGTACCTCGGCGGGTTCGCCGACGCGAGCGCCGAGGCCGCCGAGCAGCGCCGCGCCCGCCGCCGGCTCCTGCTCGGGGTGCTGCTGTTCATCGCGGGCTTCACGCTCGTGTTCCTGGTCTTCACGACGACGTTCGGTGCGCTCGGCGCGTGGCTCGCGCGGTACTCCGACGTGATCGTGCGCGTCGCGGGCGTGCTGCTCATCGCCCTCGGCCTCGTCTTCGTCGGCCAGTTCACGTTCCTCCAGCGCACGTTCAAGCCGTCGTGGCGACCCGCGACGGGGCTCGCGGGCGCACCGCTGCTCGGCGTCGTGTTCGGGCTCGGGTGGACGCCGTGCATCGGCCCGACGCTCGCCGTGGTGCTCACGCTGAGCGCCGACGCGGGCTCGGCGGGCCGGGGCGCGCTGCTCGGCCTGGCGTACTGCATCGGGCTCGGCATCCCGTTCCTGCTCGTCGCGTTCGGGTTCGGGTGGGCGGCGAACGCGCTCGCGTTCGTGCGCCGCCACATCCGCGCGGTGAACCTCATCGGCGGCGGGCTGCTGATCGCGATCGGGCTGCTCATGGTGTCGGGTCTCTGGACCATCTGGATGTACGAGTTGCAGGCGGTGATCAGTGGTTTCATCCCCGCGATCTGA
- a CDS encoding cation:proton antiporter, translating to MDALLLSFALVLLAAILISGLAHRTVLSTTVLFLVAGFLLGSGMLDVIVLDATDPTVVTVSSLALFVVLFTDGQEFGLRELRAAWRLPGRALLLGMPITFVITTVLGVWMLGLSWLEAALVAAVLAPTDPVFASAIVGRGEIPYRVRHLLGVESGLNDGLALPVVLILIATVGGPDAEPWVLAGELLLGIAVGVVVPLAVSWLVRRPAFTRTPLYASLTPIAIALIVLGVCTMTQANLYLAAYAAGMTIATAAPEMRDAFHQLGGQVSELAKLLAVLMFGALITPSLLADVPWTGYVFGLLLMLVARPVAVELSLIGSRLPWEERATAAWFGPKGFASVLYGLLVLQSGAPGAEFLFHVIVVAITLSIFAHSSTDVPIAAWFARREEADRRAHATWIDTPEPKGRGIRPPHSEG from the coding sequence GTGGATGCGCTGCTGCTGTCGTTCGCGCTCGTGCTGCTCGCCGCGATCCTGATCTCGGGGCTCGCGCACCGCACGGTGCTCTCGACGACCGTGCTGTTCCTCGTCGCCGGGTTCCTGCTCGGCAGCGGGATGCTCGACGTGATCGTGCTCGACGCGACCGACCCGACCGTGGTCACGGTCTCCTCGCTCGCGCTCTTCGTCGTGCTGTTCACCGACGGGCAGGAGTTCGGCCTCCGCGAGCTGCGCGCGGCGTGGCGCCTGCCGGGCCGGGCGCTGCTGCTCGGCATGCCGATCACGTTCGTCATCACGACCGTCCTCGGGGTGTGGATGCTCGGCCTCAGCTGGCTCGAGGCGGCGCTGGTCGCGGCGGTGCTCGCGCCGACCGACCCGGTGTTCGCCTCCGCGATCGTCGGCCGCGGCGAGATCCCGTACCGGGTCCGGCACCTGCTCGGCGTGGAGTCGGGGCTCAACGACGGGCTCGCACTGCCCGTCGTGCTCATCCTGATCGCCACGGTCGGCGGCCCGGACGCGGAGCCGTGGGTGCTCGCGGGCGAGCTGCTGCTGGGTATCGCGGTCGGCGTGGTCGTGCCGCTCGCGGTGTCGTGGCTGGTGCGCCGGCCGGCGTTCACGCGAACCCCGCTCTACGCGTCGCTGACGCCGATCGCGATCGCGCTCATCGTGCTCGGCGTCTGCACGATGACGCAGGCGAACCTCTACCTCGCCGCGTACGCCGCGGGCATGACGATCGCGACAGCCGCGCCCGAGATGCGCGACGCGTTCCACCAGCTCGGCGGCCAGGTGTCGGAGCTCGCGAAGCTCCTCGCGGTCCTGATGTTCGGGGCCCTCATCACGCCGTCGCTGCTCGCCGATGTGCCGTGGACGGGCTACGTGTTCGGCCTGCTCCTCATGCTCGTCGCGCGGCCCGTCGCGGTCGAGCTCTCGCTCATCGGCAGCCGCCTGCCCTGGGAGGAGCGCGCGACCGCCGCCTGGTTCGGGCCCAAGGGGTTCGCCTCGGTGCTCTACGGCCTGCTCGTGCTGCAGAGCGGTGCGCCGGGGGCGGAGTTCCTGTTCCACGTCATCGTCGTCGCGATCACGCTGTCGATCTTCGCGCACTCCTCGACCGACGTGCCGATCGCGGCATGGTTCGCCAGGCGCGAGGAGGCCGACCGCCGCGCGCACGCGACCTGGATCGACACCCCCGAGCCGAAGGGCCGCGGCATCCGCCCGCCTCACTCAGAGGGCTGA
- a CDS encoding FAD-dependent oxidoreductase: MTTTRDASHPDQSAAEPADVIIVGAGITGLATAVMLLDAGRRVIVLEQDVPGALASGRNTGKASLLQGNRISTIRQHHPARLVRAYVDANRAGQQWLRRACERAGVAVREATAYSYAQSAEGLDAVDAEVRAGREVGLPVRRVDDVDDAVPFPLAGAAALDGQLALDPAELMRGLADLVVAGGGRIETGVRVLGVRAADPVRVRTSRGEFVGRDVVIATGAPILDRGLYWAKTGGHRSMLVSFAPPADMPDGLYLSVDSPSRSIRSADWGGRSRLIVGGGDHATGREPHTGRLLDELVAWTRAWWPHADDPEHWAAQDYRSFNEVPFVGRMPRGRGRVWFATGYAKWGLTNGASAAIRITHEILGARRPDWARVIGTRLTMPADLARGVGAGAATGVAAARGWIGAWRSPEAEFAPAPAEGQGVVRRRGARPVGVSRVAGETCEVSAVCTHLGGVLQWNEAEATWDCPLHASRFDHRGHRIEGPAVRDLERIDVSPLDEVLRAGAAAREEAAAAQPSE; encoded by the coding sequence ATGACGACGACTCGCGACGCGTCCCATCCCGACCAGTCCGCCGCTGAACCCGCCGACGTGATCATCGTCGGAGCCGGCATCACCGGACTCGCGACCGCGGTGATGCTGCTCGACGCCGGGCGGCGGGTCATCGTGCTCGAACAGGATGTTCCGGGCGCCCTCGCGAGCGGGCGCAACACCGGCAAGGCGAGCCTGCTGCAGGGGAACCGGATCTCGACGATCCGGCAACACCACCCGGCCCGCCTCGTGCGCGCGTACGTCGATGCGAACCGCGCCGGCCAGCAGTGGCTGCGCCGCGCGTGCGAGCGCGCGGGAGTGGCCGTGCGCGAGGCGACCGCCTACAGCTACGCGCAGTCGGCCGAGGGGCTGGACGCCGTCGATGCCGAGGTGCGCGCGGGCCGTGAGGTGGGTCTGCCCGTCCGGCGGGTGGACGACGTCGACGACGCCGTGCCGTTCCCGCTCGCCGGTGCGGCCGCGCTCGACGGCCAGCTCGCGCTCGATCCCGCGGAGCTCATGCGCGGGCTCGCCGACCTCGTCGTCGCCGGCGGCGGCCGGATCGAGACCGGAGTGCGCGTCCTCGGCGTGCGTGCCGCGGACCCGGTCCGCGTGCGGACGAGCCGGGGCGAGTTCGTCGGCCGCGACGTCGTGATCGCGACCGGCGCTCCGATCCTCGATCGCGGCCTCTACTGGGCGAAGACGGGCGGGCACCGTTCGATGCTGGTGTCGTTCGCTCCGCCGGCCGACATGCCCGACGGGCTCTACCTCTCCGTCGACTCGCCGAGCCGCAGCATCCGCTCGGCCGATTGGGGCGGGCGTAGCCGCCTGATCGTGGGCGGCGGCGACCACGCCACCGGACGGGAGCCGCACACCGGGCGGCTGCTCGACGAGCTGGTGGCGTGGACCCGCGCCTGGTGGCCCCACGCCGACGACCCCGAGCACTGGGCGGCGCAGGACTACCGGTCGTTCAACGAGGTGCCGTTCGTCGGCCGCATGCCGCGCGGCCGCGGCCGCGTGTGGTTCGCGACGGGGTACGCGAAGTGGGGCCTGACCAACGGCGCGTCCGCCGCCATCCGGATCACGCACGAGATCCTCGGCGCCCGCCGCCCCGACTGGGCGCGCGTCATCGGCACGCGCCTCACCATGCCCGCCGATCTCGCGCGCGGCGTCGGGGCCGGCGCCGCGACGGGCGTCGCGGCGGCACGCGGCTGGATCGGCGCCTGGCGCTCGCCCGAGGCCGAGTTCGCGCCGGCGCCGGCGGAGGGGCAGGGCGTGGTCCGCCGCCGCGGGGCCCGGCCAGTGGGGGTGTCGCGGGTCGCCGGCGAGACCTGCGAGGTGTCGGCGGTATGCACGCACCTCGGCGGGGTGCTGCAGTGGAACGAGGCCGAGGCGACCTGGGACTGCCCGCTGCACGCGTCGCGCTTCGACCACCGCGGGCACCGCATCGAGGGTCCCGCGGTGCGCGACCTCGAGCGCATCGACGTCTCGCCGCTCGACGAGGTGCTGCGCGCCGGCGCTGCGGCCCGCGAGGAGGCGGCAGCGGCTCAGCCCTCTGAGTGA
- a CDS encoding TlpA family protein disulfide reductase, giving the protein MRRSAGVFALAAAAVLVLAGCSSDPLAEQYREGSGKGYIAGDGTIAEFPADQRGEPVAFEGETIEGDAFDSADLAGQVAVVNFWYAGCAPCRAEAPLLQQVHEEFDGEGASFVGVNVRDQAATAASFEESFGITYPSIVDANDGAVQYAFAGDVPPAAVPTTLVLDGEGRVAARILGQLKDASILETIVRDLIAEQS; this is encoded by the coding sequence ATGCGCAGGTCCGCCGGCGTGTTCGCGCTCGCTGCGGCAGCCGTGCTGGTGCTGGCCGGCTGCTCGAGCGACCCGCTCGCCGAGCAGTATCGCGAGGGCAGCGGCAAGGGCTACATCGCCGGCGACGGCACGATCGCCGAGTTCCCCGCCGACCAGCGGGGCGAGCCGGTCGCGTTCGAGGGCGAGACGATCGAGGGCGACGCGTTCGACTCGGCCGACCTGGCCGGCCAGGTCGCGGTCGTGAACTTCTGGTACGCGGGCTGCGCGCCGTGCCGCGCGGAGGCGCCGCTGCTGCAGCAGGTGCACGAGGAGTTCGACGGCGAGGGCGCGAGCTTCGTCGGCGTGAACGTGCGCGACCAGGCCGCGACCGCGGCATCCTTCGAGGAGAGCTTCGGCATCACCTACCCGTCGATCGTCGACGCGAACGACGGCGCCGTGCAGTACGCCTTCGCGGGTGACGTGCCGCCCGCCGCGGTGCCCACGACGCTCGTGCTCGACGGCGAGGGCCGCGTCGCCGCGCGCATCCTCGGCCAGCTGAAGGACGCGTCGATCCTCGAGACCATCGTGCGCGACCTCATCGCCGAGCAGTCGTAG
- a CDS encoding histidine phosphatase family protein has protein sequence MPAEQIHLVRHGEVFNPQGVLYGRLPGFGLSDLGRAMAASAARDLVGRKRHVAALVSSPLQRTQQSAEPIAEAFELEVRLDDRIIEPTNRFEGKRMSGRDSALRDVRNWTFLVNPWEPSWGEPFRDIADRMLHAMHDAADSVDEGDVVMVSHQLPIWMAHRRVTGRSLAHDPRRRRCALSSITSFERRNGRFVEVGYRDPAASLAANATDVGAV, from the coding sequence GTGCCGGCCGAGCAGATCCATCTCGTGCGCCACGGCGAGGTCTTCAACCCGCAGGGCGTGCTCTACGGTCGTCTCCCCGGGTTCGGCCTGAGCGACCTCGGCCGCGCCATGGCCGCGAGCGCCGCGCGCGACCTCGTCGGCCGCAAGCGGCACGTCGCCGCGCTCGTGTCCTCGCCGCTCCAGCGCACGCAGCAGTCGGCCGAGCCGATCGCCGAGGCCTTCGAGCTCGAGGTGCGACTCGACGACCGCATCATCGAGCCGACCAACCGCTTCGAGGGCAAGCGGATGTCGGGACGCGACTCCGCGCTCCGGGACGTGCGCAACTGGACCTTCCTCGTGAACCCGTGGGAGCCGAGCTGGGGCGAGCCGTTCCGCGACATCGCCGACCGCATGCTCCACGCGATGCACGACGCCGCCGACTCCGTCGACGAGGGCGACGTCGTCATGGTCAGCCATCAGCTGCCGATCTGGATGGCGCACCGCCGCGTCACCGGCCGGTCGCTCGCGCACGACCCGCGTCGCCGGCGGTGCGCGCTGTCGAGCATCACGAGCTTCGAGCGGCGCAACGGCCGCTTCGTCGAGGTCGGCTACCGCGACCCGGCGGCGTCGCTCGCCGCGAACGCGACCGACGTGGGGGCGGTGTGA
- the aspS gene encoding aspartate--tRNA(Asn) ligase, which produces MNTRTLVKDLAALPDGPVTVAGWVETVRDQKKVQFIILRDESGAVQLVNPAVRELDPEGVSVGAAEALALTEQISALGHGTFIEVSGDLKHDERVKLGGLEVKIATLEVVTEALETPIAADSSLDKRMDWRFLDLRHPKQNLIFRVQTTFLHALRSYWVERDWVEIQTPKLMASASESRAELFELGYFEGKAYLAQSPQFFKQMAQPAGLGRVFEVGPAFRADPSFTSRHATEFTSIDAEMSWVESHEDVMKMHEEVLVAGFTAVKEKHGAEILELFGVEITVPTTPFPRIPLAEAKEIVASRGYVVPRADADMDPEGERQISQYVKEELGHEFVFLTDYASSIRPFYHMRHEDDPTLTNSYDLIFNGVEISTGAQREHRIDVLIEQAKEKGLEPEELEFYLDFFRYGVPPHGGFGMGLARVLMLMLHEHSIRETTYLFRGPTRLLP; this is translated from the coding sequence GTGAACACGCGCACGCTCGTCAAGGACCTCGCCGCACTGCCCGACGGCCCCGTCACCGTCGCCGGATGGGTCGAGACCGTCCGCGATCAGAAGAAGGTGCAGTTCATCATCCTGCGCGACGAGTCCGGCGCCGTGCAGCTCGTGAACCCGGCCGTGCGCGAGCTCGACCCCGAGGGCGTCAGCGTCGGGGCAGCCGAGGCGCTCGCGCTCACGGAGCAGATCTCGGCGCTCGGACACGGCACGTTCATCGAGGTCTCGGGTGACCTCAAGCATGACGAGCGCGTGAAGCTCGGCGGCCTCGAGGTCAAGATCGCGACGCTCGAGGTGGTCACCGAGGCGCTCGAGACGCCGATCGCCGCCGACTCGAGCCTCGACAAGCGCATGGACTGGCGCTTCCTCGACCTGCGCCACCCGAAGCAGAACCTCATCTTCCGCGTGCAGACCACCTTCCTGCACGCCCTCCGCAGCTACTGGGTCGAGCGCGACTGGGTCGAGATCCAGACGCCCAAGCTCATGGCGTCGGCCTCCGAGTCGCGCGCCGAGCTGTTCGAGCTCGGCTACTTCGAGGGCAAGGCGTACCTCGCGCAGAGCCCGCAGTTCTTCAAGCAGATGGCGCAGCCGGCCGGTCTCGGCCGCGTGTTCGAGGTCGGCCCGGCCTTCCGCGCCGACCCGTCGTTCACGTCGCGCCACGCGACCGAGTTCACCTCGATCGACGCCGAGATGAGCTGGGTCGAGTCGCACGAGGACGTCATGAAGATGCACGAGGAGGTCCTCGTCGCCGGCTTCACCGCCGTGAAGGAGAAGCACGGGGCCGAGATCCTCGAGCTGTTCGGCGTCGAGATCACGGTGCCGACGACGCCGTTCCCGCGCATCCCGCTCGCCGAGGCGAAGGAGATCGTCGCGTCGCGCGGCTACGTCGTGCCGCGCGCCGACGCCGACATGGACCCCGAGGGCGAGCGCCAGATCTCGCAGTACGTCAAGGAGGAGCTCGGGCACGAGTTCGTGTTCCTCACCGACTACGCCTCGAGCATCCGGCCGTTCTACCACATGCGCCACGAGGACGACCCGACGCTCACGAACTCGTACGACCTCATCTTCAACGGAGTCGAGATCTCGACGGGCGCACAGCGCGAGCACCGCATCGACGTGCTGATCGAGCAGGCGAAGGAGAAGGGGCTCGAGCCCGAGGAGCTCGAGTTCTACCTCGACTTCTTCCGCTACGGCGTGCCGCCGCACGGCGGCTTCGGCATGGGCCTCGCGCGCGTGCTCATGCTCATGCTGCACGAGCACTCGATCCGCGAGACCACCTACCTCTTCCGCGGCCCCACGCGCCTGCTGCCGTAG